TATTTCGAGGCGCGCGCGGGCGCGGTGACGGCGCTGGTCGGGCGCAACGGCACGGGAAAGTCGACGCTGATGAAGATCGCGGCCGGGTGGATTCGCCCCGACCACGGCTTCGTGGAGCTCGGCGGTCGGCGGCTGACCGGGCGCCCGGCGGAGCTCGCCCGCCGCGGCGTCTTCCATCTCCCCGTCGACCGCACCATCCTGTCGCGCGACTTCACCCTCGCGCAGCACCTGGACGCCGTCGAGGCGCGCTTCGGCGGCGGCGACCGCGCGGCGGTGCTGGAGCGGCTGGGCGTCGCGCATCTCGCCACGCAGCGCTGCGGCTCCCTCTCCGGCGGCGAGCACCGGCGCGCGGAGCTGTCCGTGGCGATGGTGCGGCGGCCGAAGTGCCTGCTGGCCGACGAGCCGTTCCGCGGCCTCCCGCCGCGCGACGCCGACACCGTCTCCGCCGCGCTGCGCGGGATGGCGGCCGCGGGATGCGCAGTGGTGGTCAGCGGGCACGAGATGGGGTGGGTGCTGAACGTGGCGGACGAGGTCGTGTGGCTCCGCGACGGCACCACGCACGCCCTCGGCGCCCGCGACGACGCCGTGCGGGACTGGCGCTTCCAGCGCGAGTACCTGGGCAAGCCGCGGTGACGGGATCGGCCCGGAAGATGGACCTCCGGGGTGCGCACGTTGCCCACTTCGCCCTTCCGCCTCACATTCCCGAAATCTTTTTTCAGGGCGATGTAGAGAACCGGCGCGCGGCTCCGACTACCTCGTGCAAGCGCCAACGATGGCCGCTGCGCGAGCCCGGCAAGGGGCGCCAGACCCAGAGACGGAGACCGAACCATGAAGTACATGCTGATGATGCACGCGCCGCGCGGGACGGGGGATTGGCAGGTCACCCAGTGGACCCCGGAAGACCTGCAGGCCCACATCGGGTTCATGCACGACCTCAACCGCCAGCTCACCGAGTCCGGCGAGCTGGTGGGCGCCGAGGGGCTGGACCAGCCCGGCGAGGC
This portion of the Longimicrobium sp. genome encodes:
- a CDS encoding ATP-binding cassette domain-containing protein — encoded protein: MSAVLRADSVGKTFDGRAVLASAYFEARAGAVTALVGRNGTGKSTLMKIAAGWIRPDHGFVELGGRRLTGRPAELARRGVFHLPVDRTILSRDFTLAQHLDAVEARFGGGDRAAVLERLGVAHLATQRCGSLSGGEHRRAELSVAMVRRPKCLLADEPFRGLPPRDADTVSAALRGMAAAGCAVVVSGHEMGWVLNVADEVVWLRDGTTHALGARDDAVRDWRFQREYLGKPR